TACGACGGCACCCAGCACCCCTGGGAGTTCAAGCGAGTCTGGCACCTCGAACCGTCCACGACCGATCCCGACAGCGTCTACGCGGGCGTGGAGGACGCTGCGCTCTTCCGGTCGAGCGACGGGGGCCGGTCCTGGCGAGAGCTCGCCGGCCTGCGGGGCCACGAGTCGGGCCCGAGCTGGCAGCCGGGCGCCGGCGGGATGGGCCTGCACACCGTCGTCCTCGACCCGGGCGATCCGAAGCGGATCTTCATCGCCATCTCGGCGGCCGGGGTGTTCCGCTCCGACGACGGCGGTCGGACCTGGGCACCGAAGAATCGCGGCCTTCGCTCGCAATTCATCCCCGACCCGGACGCCCCGGTGGGCCACTGCGTCCACCGCATCGCGATGCACCCTTCGCGCCCGAACACCCTCTTCATGCAGAAGCACTGGGACGTGATGCGGACGGACGACGGCGGCGAATCGTGGCGCGAGGTCAGCGGCGACCTGCCGTCCGACTTCGGCTTCCCGATCGACGTCCACGCCCACGAGCCGGAGACCGTCTACGTCGTCCCGATCAAGAGCGACTCCGAGCACTACCCGCCCGAGGGTAAGCTCCGGGTCTACCGCAGCCGCACCGGGGGGGACGCCTGGGAACCCTTGACGGAGGGGCTGCCCCAGGGCGACTGCTACGTCAACGTGCTGCGCGACGCCATGTGCGTCGATCGACTCGATCCTTGCGGCGTGTACTTCGGCACGACGGGCGGCCAGGTCTACGTCTCGCCCGACGCCGGCGACCATTGGACGCCCATCGTCCGCGACCTGCCGGCGGTCCTCTCGGTCGAGGTGCAGACGCTGCCATGATCCGCGTCGTGCTGCCATTCCACCTGCGGGCCCTGGCGGGCGTGGCCGGCGAGGTGCTGCTGTGCGTGAAGGGGCCGGCGACTCAGCGGACGGTCCTCGACGCGCTCGAGGCCCGCTTCCCGGTGCTCCGCGGGACGATCCGCGACCACGAAACGCAACGCCGCAGGGCGTTCCTGCGATTCTTCGCCTGCGAA
The DNA window shown above is from Paludisphaera mucosa and carries:
- a CDS encoding sialidase family protein, whose translation is MSRIRVLVGTRKGAFILTSDGGRGRWKVDGPHFAGWEIYHLKGSPADADRLYASQSSSWFGQIIQRSDDGGRTWTPPGGEPTTTPDGTPSGQSNRFAYDTSTETGKPLTTHQWYDGTQHPWEFKRVWHLEPSTTDPDSVYAGVEDAALFRSSDGGRSWRELAGLRGHESGPSWQPGAGGMGLHTVVLDPGDPKRIFIAISAAGVFRSDDGGRTWAPKNRGLRSQFIPDPDAPVGHCVHRIAMHPSRPNTLFMQKHWDVMRTDDGGESWREVSGDLPSDFGFPIDVHAHEPETVYVVPIKSDSEHYPPEGKLRVYRSRTGGDAWEPLTEGLPQGDCYVNVLRDAMCVDRLDPCGVYFGTTGGQVYVSPDAGDHWTPIVRDLPAVLSVEVQTLP
- a CDS encoding MoaD/ThiS family protein, with the translated sequence MIRVVLPFHLRALAGVAGEVLLCVKGPATQRTVLDALEARFPVLRGTIRDHETQRRRAFLRFFACERDLSLDLPDVPLPAAVAEGREPFLVVGAVAGG